From Leptotrichia wadei, one genomic window encodes:
- a CDS encoding DUF937 domain-containing protein produces MNLEALLGLLQGQDLGKLAEQVGGSSTEARNGVAAALPAILAAVNKNANNSEKAQGLNKALEQHDGSVLNNLGSYLQNPDLKDGAGILNHLFGGNTQNVANAVSQSSGLDAQGSLKMLETLAPLVLGALGQQKKENNLDAQGISNLTSNLAANFAGEGGIMSMITNLLDANKDGNVMDDLTGMIGKLFGGK; encoded by the coding sequence ATGAATTTAGAAGCATTATTAGGACTTTTACAAGGACAAGATTTAGGGAAATTAGCTGAGCAAGTTGGAGGAAGCAGCACAGAAGCGAGAAATGGAGTAGCAGCGGCTCTACCAGCAATTTTGGCGGCAGTTAATAAAAACGCAAATAATAGCGAAAAAGCACAAGGATTGAATAAAGCGTTGGAACAGCACGATGGCTCAGTATTAAATAATCTTGGAAGTTATTTGCAAAATCCAGATTTAAAAGATGGAGCAGGAATTTTGAACCATTTATTTGGTGGAAATACGCAAAATGTGGCAAATGCAGTTTCTCAGTCGAGCGGTTTAGATGCACAAGGAAGTTTGAAGATGTTAGAAACTTTAGCACCATTGGTTTTGGGAGCGTTGGGACAACAGAAAAAGGAAAATAATTTAGACGCACAAGGAATTAGTAATTTAACTTCAAATCTTGCAGCGAATTTTGCTGGAGAAGGTGGAATTATGAGTATGATTACAAATTTATTAGATGCGAATAAAGATGGAAATGTGATGGATGATTTAACTGGAATGATTGGTAAATTATTTGGTGGAAAATAA
- a CDS encoding FtsW/RodA/SpoVE family cell cycle protein: MNRKKILGTGFIIVILILSALSIITMASLSAPRAQNENKVSYYYLMRQMIWLIFGWLGFLVTANLNYKKYREITKYLYVIGAFSLVMVLVIGTTKNGAKRWIDLGMGMRIQPSEFVKLILIVVLSTLVYNLKIRNKISKHPWLSSIVIMGTTGVYMFLILFEKSFSNTVQIAIIGMTYLLVSELKFSIIALYTGLGGILGWFGVMKVGYRASRIAEHTSKEIGFQTTQSLIAISNGKIFGKFYGNGFQKYGFLPEIHTDYIFSGYAEENGFLGILFLLGLYAALLIIIGITLKKVKDLYAKYLLAGIFIIIATQVIGNVAVTSKIIPSTGIPLPMMSYGGSTMVAMMLMLGIVYNIIRTVYKQEMGNQLDELNEIDYMM, from the coding sequence TTGAATAGGAAAAAAATATTAGGGACAGGATTTATAATAGTAATTTTAATACTTTCAGCACTTAGCATCATAACGATGGCAAGCCTTAGTGCTCCAAGGGCACAAAATGAAAATAAAGTAAGCTATTATTATTTAATGCGGCAAATGATATGGTTAATTTTTGGATGGCTAGGCTTTTTGGTTACTGCTAATCTTAATTATAAAAAATACAGGGAAATAACAAAATATTTATATGTTATAGGTGCTTTTTCACTTGTGATGGTCTTAGTGATAGGAACAACTAAAAATGGAGCTAAACGTTGGATTGACCTTGGAATGGGAATGCGTATTCAGCCTTCGGAATTTGTAAAGCTGATATTGATTGTAGTTCTTTCAACACTTGTGTATAATCTTAAAATACGGAATAAGATAAGTAAGCATCCATGGTTGTCAAGTATAGTTATAATGGGAACTACAGGAGTCTATATGTTTCTTATTTTATTTGAAAAATCATTTAGTAATACAGTTCAGATTGCAATAATTGGAATGACTTATTTACTTGTTTCAGAATTAAAATTTTCAATAATTGCACTTTATACGGGACTAGGCGGGATTTTAGGATGGTTTGGAGTAATGAAAGTTGGGTATAGGGCAAGCAGAATTGCGGAGCATACTTCTAAAGAAATTGGATTCCAGACAACGCAGTCGTTAATTGCAATATCTAACGGTAAGATTTTTGGAAAATTTTATGGAAATGGATTCCAGAAATATGGATTTTTGCCAGAAATACATACAGATTATATCTTTTCGGGATATGCTGAAGAAAATGGATTTTTAGGAATATTATTTCTGCTTGGGTTATATGCGGCTTTATTAATTATAATTGGAATTACTTTAAAAAAAGTAAAAGACTTGTATGCAAAATATCTTTTAGCTGGAATTTTTATAATAATTGCAACACAGGTAATTGGAAATGTGGCAGTTACAAGTAAAATAATCCCTTCTACAGGAATCCCGCTTCCAATGATGAGCTACGGTGGAAGTACAATGGTTGCGATGATGTTGATGCTGGGCATTGTCTATAATATAATAAGAACAGTCTATAAGCAGGAAATGGGAAATCAGCTGGATGAGTTAAATGAAATTGACTATATGATGTAA
- a CDS encoding single-stranded DNA-binding protein, whose amino-acid sequence MNVVILMGRMTRDPELKYTSGGKAYTSFTLAVQKMKDDAEFIDCIAWEKTAETIAEYFRKGRKILVQGRLNVSSYEQNGEKRKSTKVVVSSFEFVESSGTSNNNGGYQQNQPYNGNGGNSGSKPVHNNTYENDDDTDDNEDFPF is encoded by the coding sequence ATGAACGTAGTAATATTAATGGGAAGAATGACAAGAGATCCTGAATTAAAGTATACTTCAGGAGGTAAAGCATATACTAGTTTTACGCTGGCTGTGCAAAAAATGAAAGATGATGCTGAGTTTATTGACTGTATTGCCTGGGAAAAGACAGCAGAAACCATTGCTGAATATTTTAGAAAAGGTAGAAAAATTCTTGTGCAAGGACGTTTGAATGTAAGCAGTTACGAACAAAACGGCGAAAAAAGAAAATCTACAAAAGTTGTTGTAAGTAGTTTTGAGTTTGTTGAAAGTTCAGGAACTAGCAATAATAATGGCGGGTATCAGCAAAATCAGCCTTATAATGGAAATGGCGGAAATAGCGGAAGTAAACCAGTTCATAATAATACATATGAAAATGATGACGATACGGATGATAATGAAGATTTTCCGTTTTAG
- the murG gene encoding undecaprenyldiphospho-muramoylpentapeptide beta-N-acetylglucosaminyltransferase, whose product MEKVVFTTGGTGGHIYPALSIAKKVREKGIDTLFIGTKHRMEKDIVPKENFRFIGLDVLPLRSIKSVFKMMKATMDTIKLLKKEKPTKIIAFGNYITIPALVAANVLRIPYYLQEQNHTMGQANKWFYKGAKKVFVAFENTLESVKEKYKDKFVVTGNPLREEFYGKNKAEERKKLNIKDDEKVILVIGGSLGAKNINEAILKKWKTLSSDGEIRLFWATGKDNYEASTYRIRDFGTAVVEPYFENVPELMAASDIVICRAGASTISELIQLEKPSVLIPYDFVGQKENADVLEYVNGAKIFTNETAEEAIDEALSIVGQASMLEFMSENVRTLKKGNSAEIIVNEMGL is encoded by the coding sequence ATGGAAAAAGTAGTATTTACTACAGGTGGAACAGGTGGACACATTTATCCTGCCTTATCAATTGCAAAAAAAGTAAGGGAAAAGGGAATAGATACTTTATTTATTGGGACGAAGCATAGAATGGAAAAGGACATTGTGCCAAAGGAAAATTTTAGATTTATAGGACTTGATGTATTGCCGTTAAGAAGTATAAAATCTGTATTTAAAATGATGAAAGCAACAATGGATACGATAAAGCTGCTAAAAAAGGAAAAACCTACAAAAATAATAGCATTTGGAAATTATATAACAATACCAGCATTGGTAGCGGCTAATGTGCTACGAATACCATATTACCTTCAGGAGCAGAATCACACAATGGGTCAAGCAAATAAGTGGTTTTACAAAGGAGCAAAAAAAGTATTTGTCGCTTTTGAAAATACGCTTGAAAGTGTTAAGGAAAAATATAAAGACAAATTTGTTGTGACTGGAAATCCATTGAGGGAAGAATTTTATGGGAAAAATAAAGCTGAAGAAAGAAAAAAACTGAATATAAAGGATGATGAAAAAGTAATTCTTGTAATTGGTGGAAGCTTGGGAGCTAAAAATATAAATGAGGCTATCTTGAAAAAGTGGAAAACACTTTCATCAGATGGAGAAATAAGATTATTTTGGGCAACTGGGAAGGATAATTACGAGGCTTCGACTTACAGAATAAGAGATTTTGGAACAGCGGTAGTTGAGCCGTATTTTGAAAATGTGCCGGAACTGATGGCAGCTTCTGATATTGTAATTTGCCGTGCTGGAGCTTCAACTATTTCTGAGCTTATCCAGCTGGAAAAGCCATCGGTATTGATTCCATACGATTTTGTCGGACAAAAGGAAAATGCAGATGTGCTGGAATATGTAAATGGTGCAAAAATATTTACAAATGAAACTGCAGAAGAGGCGATAGATGAGGCTCTGTCAATAGTGGGACAGGCTTCAATGCTGGAATTTATGAGTGAAAATGTAAGAACCTTGAAAAAGGGAAATTCAGCGGAAATAATAGTAAATGAAATGGGACTTTAA
- a CDS encoding lipoprotein gives MLNKKMNIILLFLFIFMAGCDKKGSEAKEKRDNPENIQSKTAKENIFSNNSIEKIIEIFSKKSKSNKVSIENFEKLTYENKNYYYAKIHSRGNAVYALDYSGLSATSIFLKVNNVNGANLGIIENMVVNLIQVSDENIKDSEARAIYTKILSNLGEKELSSLLTYTNGIIYGIRIDPATGELIFFARESEDEKAVTSIPKLNFIDKKKVSEKALTKLGESK, from the coding sequence ATGCTGAATAAAAAAATGAATATAATTTTACTTTTTTTATTTATTTTTATGGCAGGATGTGATAAAAAAGGGAGTGAAGCGAAAGAAAAAAGAGATAATCCTGAGAATATACAAAGTAAAACTGCAAAGGAAAACATTTTTTCAAATAATTCAATAGAAAAAATAATAGAAATATTTTCAAAAAAATCTAAAAGTAATAAAGTAAGTATTGAAAATTTTGAAAAATTAACTTATGAAAATAAAAATTATTATTATGCTAAAATACATTCAAGAGGAAATGCCGTTTATGCCCTTGATTATAGTGGACTAAGTGCAACTAGCATATTTTTAAAGGTTAATAATGTAAATGGGGCAAATTTGGGAATTATTGAAAATATGGTTGTAAATTTGATACAAGTGTCTGATGAAAATATTAAGGATTCAGAAGCTAGAGCAATTTATACAAAAATTTTGTCAAATTTGGGAGAAAAGGAATTATCAAGCCTTTTAACCTATACAAATGGCATAATTTATGGAATAAGAATAGATCCTGCAACAGGAGAACTTATATTTTTTGCTAGGGAATCGGAAGATGAAAAGGCAGTAACAAGTATTCCAAAATTAAATTTTATTGATAAGAAAAAAGTTAGTGAAAAAGCATTAACAAAATTGGGAGAAAGTAAATAA
- the rpsR gene encoding 30S ribosomal protein S18: MRAKPVTEFKRRKRRPKVKFKVEDINYKNVELLKNFMNDKGKISPARVTGLEAKVQRKIAKAIKRARQIALMPYTRIEK, encoded by the coding sequence ATGAGAGCTAAACCAGTTACAGAATTTAAAAGAAGAAAAAGAAGACCAAAAGTTAAATTTAAAGTAGAAGATATTAACTATAAAAATGTTGAATTATTAAAAAACTTTATGAATGATAAGGGAAAAATCTCTCCTGCGAGAGTAACAGGATTAGAAGCTAAAGTTCAAAGAAAAATTGCAAAAGCAATTAAAAGAGCTAGACAAATCGCTTTAATGCCTTATACAAGAATTGAAAAATAA
- the murB gene encoding UDP-N-acetylmuramate dehydrogenase → MEIIKNAKMKEYSNMKVGGTAKELIFIDDKNELKEILQTRSNIFLLGNGTNTLINDGNLDISFLSLKRLKNITVEKKVRNEEKAGDENKENNYDLVRVEAGLDLDDLIEFMEKNNYSGLENITGIPGSVGGLVNMNGGAYGTEIFDCIEEVEVCKNDGEIVKIKTTDLNFKYRTTEIKENKWIVVSALFKFGFGFDKAASEDKREQRKVKHPLDLPNLGSTFKNPEGKFAARLISDADLKGYRVGDAAVSTKHPNFVTNLGNATFNDVISVIEHVKEVVFEKFGIKLETEIIILKS, encoded by the coding sequence ATGGAAATAATAAAAAATGCCAAAATGAAGGAATATTCAAATATGAAAGTTGGCGGAACTGCAAAAGAGCTTATTTTCATAGATGATAAAAATGAATTAAAGGAAATTTTACAAACTAGAAGCAATATTTTCCTTTTGGGAAATGGAACAAATACTCTTATTAACGATGGAAATTTAGATATAAGTTTTTTGTCGTTAAAAAGACTGAAAAATATAACAGTTGAAAAAAAAGTTAGAAATGAAGAAAAAGCTGGAGATGAAAATAAAGAGAATAACTACGATCTTGTAAGGGTAGAAGCTGGACTGGACTTAGATGATCTGATAGAATTTATGGAAAAAAATAATTATTCAGGACTGGAAAATATTACTGGAATTCCAGGATCTGTTGGCGGGCTTGTCAATATGAACGGTGGAGCTTATGGAACAGAGATTTTTGACTGTATTGAGGAAGTTGAAGTTTGTAAAAATGATGGAGAAATTGTAAAAATTAAGACAACAGATTTGAATTTTAAATATAGAACTACTGAAATAAAGGAAAATAAGTGGATTGTAGTTTCTGCTCTTTTTAAATTTGGATTTGGGTTTGACAAGGCTGCTTCAGAGGATAAAAGGGAACAAAGAAAAGTGAAACATCCATTGGATTTGCCAAATTTAGGAAGCACATTTAAAAATCCAGAAGGAAAATTTGCAGCAAGATTAATTTCTGATGCTGATTTGAAGGGATATAGAGTTGGAGATGCGGCAGTTTCCACAAAACATCCAAATTTTGTTACAAATTTAGGTAATGCTACTTTTAATGATGTTATTTCAGTTATTGAACATGTTAAGGAAGTTGTCTTTGAAAAGTTTGGAATAAAATTAGAAACAGAGATTATAATTCTAAAAAGTTAA
- the ftsZ gene encoding cell division protein FtsZ — translation MDNFSNAAKLKVVGVGGAGGNAINDMIESNITTVDFIAINTDQQDLDRSKASIKVLLGKGMGAGADPEKGRIAAKESEEKIKDVLEGTDMLFITAGMGGGTGTGASPIIAEVAKAMGILTVAIVTKPFSFEGPLKKNNAALGIDNLRENVDTLIAIPNDRLFEIPGMNISLMNAFKEANGVLKMGIKGISDLITKQGIVNLDFADIKSIMQNSGIAMLGFGEANGDEKAKSATAQALNSPLLEKSIEGARKILINVTAGPDIGLQEIQEVAQTISEKAGHDKANLLWGYIMEPELEGTISVSLVATDFEEESFSNNAKSSQTIRFAPSEEKVKEEENNEKINYKNEENDYEEEEEKVEDPGDFVLPPFFEE, via the coding sequence ATGGATAACTTTAGCAATGCAGCGAAACTGAAGGTAGTGGGAGTAGGTGGAGCAGGTGGAAATGCAATAAACGATATGATAGAGAGCAACATAACAACTGTTGATTTTATAGCGATAAATACAGATCAGCAAGATTTAGATAGATCAAAGGCATCTATAAAAGTACTTTTAGGAAAAGGAATGGGAGCCGGTGCAGATCCTGAGAAAGGGAGAATTGCTGCAAAGGAATCAGAAGAAAAAATAAAAGACGTTCTGGAAGGTACAGATATGTTATTCATAACTGCCGGAATGGGTGGTGGAACTGGAACAGGAGCTTCTCCAATTATTGCCGAAGTGGCAAAAGCAATGGGAATTTTAACTGTAGCTATTGTAACTAAGCCTTTTAGTTTTGAAGGGCCGTTAAAGAAAAATAACGCTGCACTTGGAATTGACAATTTAAGAGAAAATGTAGATACTTTAATTGCTATTCCAAATGACAGGCTGTTTGAAATACCTGGAATGAATATCTCTTTAATGAATGCATTTAAAGAGGCAAATGGAGTTTTAAAAATGGGAATAAAAGGTATTTCTGACTTGATTACAAAACAAGGAATTGTAAATTTAGATTTTGCAGATATAAAATCTATTATGCAAAATTCTGGAATTGCAATGCTAGGATTTGGGGAAGCAAATGGTGATGAAAAAGCTAAGAGTGCAACAGCTCAGGCATTAAACAGCCCGCTATTGGAAAAATCTATCGAAGGTGCAAGAAAAATCTTGATAAACGTTACAGCTGGTCCAGATATTGGATTACAGGAAATACAGGAAGTTGCTCAAACAATCTCAGAAAAAGCAGGACATGATAAGGCTAATTTATTATGGGGTTACATTATGGAACCTGAATTGGAAGGTACAATAAGCGTATCATTAGTGGCGACAGATTTTGAAGAAGAATCTTTTTCAAATAATGCAAAATCTTCACAAACAATAAGATTTGCGCCATCGGAAGAAAAAGTTAAAGAAGAAGAAAATAACGAAAAAATTAATTATAAAAATGAAGAAAATGATTATGAAGAAGAAGAAGAAAAAGTGGAAGATCCAGGAGATTTTGTATTACCGCCATTTTTTGAAGAGTAA
- a CDS encoding DUF2207 domain-containing protein has protein sequence MREITIIYIIAIIILLIYCFWTVKFWGKNFFKKDVIPNLKVPKSISAMGVGILNNSRPEKNFHIGIFSLVEKNFITAKREKLFENMDFQTDILYKKNLEKSKSNYYRQDELFAEERWVLDSLADSENGILSDYQSFGNREKLPKMDEKNVDRRKEIFREVLQVLITFLVAFLINVILKGSSDNSSNGSSSSSYNQKSLDPFFEKMFEIYKRTKKKFLGSFWSPEKLEEFIIYKKNSGFYIFYFGVILASIIMTSKDVKFGSGEGNFGLIVLAAIIVFFLESLWLRILFLPIFSKYIPKIAKIFIALAFLFSLYSFMLPNIAFIFGLRFYILIPLTFVILFFIYKKLIVRYTENGLLAMNEIESFRKYILNFEKLEIPTFSSEDELIENFQQMYIYAFALGIEKRFLNFLDVTLEKNNFAGRKEVIYEKLLISTVFCDKKLLGELKLNVMGR, from the coding sequence ATGAGAGAAATAACAATTATTTATATAATTGCGATTATAATTTTACTGATTTACTGCTTTTGGACAGTAAAATTTTGGGGCAAAAATTTTTTTAAAAAAGATGTCATTCCAAATTTGAAAGTTCCGAAAAGCATTTCTGCAATGGGAGTTGGAATTTTGAATAATTCTAGGCCGGAGAAAAATTTTCATATTGGGATATTTTCTTTGGTTGAGAAAAATTTTATAACTGCGAAAAGAGAAAAACTTTTTGAAAATATGGATTTTCAAACGGATATTTTGTATAAGAAAAATTTGGAAAAATCTAAAAGTAATTATTACAGACAAGATGAGCTTTTTGCAGAAGAGCGATGGGTTTTAGATAGCTTGGCGGATTCTGAAAATGGGATTTTAAGTGATTATCAAAGTTTTGGAAATAGAGAGAAATTGCCGAAAATGGATGAAAAGAATGTTGATAGGAGAAAAGAGATTTTTAGAGAAGTCTTGCAAGTGCTAATAACTTTTTTAGTAGCTTTTTTGATAAATGTAATTTTAAAGGGTTCTTCGGATAATTCGAGTAACGGCTCTTCGAGTAGTTCATATAATCAAAAATCTTTAGATCCTTTTTTTGAAAAAATGTTTGAAATTTATAAAAGGACGAAGAAAAAGTTTTTAGGTTCATTTTGGTCGCCTGAAAAATTGGAAGAATTTATAATTTACAAGAAAAATTCAGGATTTTATATCTTTTATTTTGGAGTTATTTTAGCTTCAATTATAATGACAAGTAAAGATGTAAAATTTGGAAGTGGGGAAGGAAATTTTGGACTTATAGTTTTAGCTGCAATAATCGTTTTTTTCTTGGAAAGTCTTTGGCTAAGAATATTATTTTTACCGATATTTTCTAAGTATATCCCAAAAATAGCAAAAATTTTTATTGCATTGGCATTTTTATTTTCATTGTATAGTTTTATGTTGCCAAATATTGCGTTCATATTTGGACTAAGATTTTATATTTTAATTCCACTGACATTTGTAATTTTATTTTTTATTTACAAGAAATTAATCGTGCGATATACTGAAAATGGACTTTTGGCCATGAATGAAATTGAATCATTCAGAAAATACATTTTAAATTTTGAAAAATTGGAAATTCCCACTTTTTCAAGTGAAGATGAATTAATCGAAAATTTTCAGCAAATGTATATTTATGCTTTTGCTTTGGGAATTGAAAAAAGATTTTTGAATTTTTTGGATGTTACTTTGGAGAAAAATAATTTTGCTGGGCGAAAAGAAGTTATTTATGAAAAACTTTTGATTTCGACTGTTTTTTGTGATAAAAAATTGTTGGGAGAATTGAAACTTAATGTTATGGGAAGATGA
- the murC gene encoding UDP-N-acetylmuramate--L-alanine ligase, translated as MLTKVNNVYFSGINGIGMSGLAKILAADGFNVAGSDLERKAVTKDMEDMGIKVYIGQVEENVKDKGIDLFVYSTAIKETNPEYKYIVDNNIKKIKRGQLLAEIMNRFDGIAVAGTHGKTTTSSMMSVALLEKEPFIVVGGIIPEIQSNSKIGNSEYFIAEADESDNSFLYIKPKYSVVTNVEADHLDHHGTFENIKKSFEQFIDSTERIAVLCKDTVGKVGLNLKNKNIAWYSIKDETADIYAKNIRVENGITSFEVVKKGEDLGTFSLSIPGEHNVANSLPVIYFAHEFNCNMKKVKERILKFKGAKRRYQVIYDNNLRIIDDYAHHPTEVKVTITAAHKTEKGKVTVIFQPHRYSRTKFFFDDFVTSLKEADDLILLPIYAASEDNTYGVSSELLAEKIGGNVRVQTQEEIENIIKNDRNSGNTYVFMGAGSVSGVAHAIADDLKKMEK; from the coding sequence ATGCTAACAAAAGTAAATAACGTGTATTTTAGCGGAATAAATGGAATTGGAATGAGTGGACTTGCAAAAATTTTAGCAGCAGATGGATTTAATGTGGCAGGTTCAGATTTAGAAAGAAAAGCTGTGACAAAAGATATGGAAGATATGGGAATAAAAGTTTACATTGGGCAAGTTGAAGAAAATGTAAAAGATAAGGGAATAGACTTATTTGTATATTCAACAGCAATTAAAGAAACAAATCCGGAATATAAATATATTGTTGACAATAATATAAAAAAAATAAAAAGAGGACAGCTGCTTGCGGAAATAATGAACAGATTTGATGGAATCGCTGTAGCGGGAACTCACGGAAAAACTACTACAAGTTCAATGATGAGCGTGGCACTTTTGGAAAAAGAGCCATTTATCGTAGTTGGAGGAATAATTCCTGAAATTCAAAGTAACAGTAAAATTGGAAATTCAGAATATTTTATTGCTGAAGCTGATGAAAGTGACAATTCATTTTTGTATATAAAACCAAAATATTCTGTTGTAACAAATGTAGAAGCCGATCACTTGGATCATCACGGAACATTTGAAAATATAAAGAAATCATTTGAGCAATTTATTGACAGTACAGAAAGAATTGCAGTTCTTTGTAAAGATACTGTCGGAAAAGTTGGGCTTAATTTGAAGAATAAAAATATAGCATGGTATAGCATAAAGGATGAAACTGCTGATATTTATGCAAAAAATATAAGAGTGGAAAATGGAATAACAAGTTTTGAAGTTGTGAAAAAAGGTGAAGATTTGGGAACATTCAGCTTGAGCATTCCTGGAGAGCACAATGTTGCAAATTCGCTTCCAGTAATTTATTTTGCCCATGAATTTAATTGTAATATGAAAAAAGTAAAGGAAAGAATTTTAAAATTTAAAGGGGCAAAGAGAAGATACCAAGTTATTTATGATAATAATTTAAGAATAATTGATGATTATGCACATCATCCAACGGAAGTAAAAGTTACAATAACTGCGGCACATAAGACTGAAAAGGGAAAAGTAACTGTAATTTTTCAGCCGCACCGATATAGCCGTACAAAATTCTTCTTTGATGACTTTGTAACTTCATTAAAGGAAGCCGATGATTTAATTCTGCTTCCAATATATGCAGCAAGTGAAGACAATACTTATGGAGTATCTTCAGAATTGCTTGCTGAGAAAATCGGAGGAAATGTGAGGGTGCAAACTCAGGAGGAAATTGAAAATATTATAAAAAATGATAGAAATAGCGGAAATACTTACGTATTTATGGGAGCTGGAAGTGTATCAGGAGTAGCTCATGCAATTGCAGATGATTTGAAAAAGATGGAAAAATAA
- a CDS encoding cell division protein FtsQ/DivIB gives MKKPVKVLILLFLLAGIMFLGKMFIETDYFKVQEVLVEGKSDLLRQDIVAQLEQMKGKNIVYLNTNDIENHIKSDVRVKKVSVKKLFPSKIKVVLEEREPYVYIKKGNETLLADKDLNIYGDILEEPAKNIPIIDYTDDESLNAMKTILSRIKNKDFYAMISEIRQSEKNYEILLTNNVRIITETTVTEKKYEEAYRLYEKIRKKGPVISMDLRFIDKIIVK, from the coding sequence ATGAAAAAACCGGTTAAAGTATTGATTTTACTGTTTTTATTGGCAGGGATAATGTTTTTGGGTAAAATGTTTATTGAGACTGATTATTTTAAAGTTCAGGAAGTTCTGGTGGAAGGTAAGTCTGATCTGCTTAGACAGGATATAGTAGCTCAGCTTGAACAAATGAAGGGGAAAAATATCGTATATTTAAATACGAATGATATTGAAAATCATATAAAAAGCGATGTGCGAGTAAAAAAAGTATCAGTAAAAAAACTTTTTCCAAGTAAAATTAAAGTTGTTCTGGAGGAAAGAGAGCCATATGTTTATATAAAAAAGGGAAATGAAACACTTTTAGCAGACAAGGATTTAAATATATACGGTGATATTCTGGAAGAACCTGCAAAAAATATTCCTATAATAGATTACACAGATGATGAAAGTCTAAATGCAATGAAGACTATACTTTCAAGAATAAAAAACAAAGACTTTTATGCTATGATTTCAGAAATAAGGCAATCTGAAAAAAATTACGAAATACTTCTTACAAATAATGTAAGAATAATAACAGAAACAACAGTAACAGAAAAAAAATATGAAGAAGCATATAGATTATACGAAAAAATAAGAAAAAAAGGACCAGTAATTTCTATGGATTTGAGATTTATAGATAAAATTATTGTGAAATGA
- the rpsF gene encoding 30S ribosomal protein S6 has protein sequence MRNYEIMFILSTQLTDEEKQAGVAFVEETLKVAGAAEVKTEVWGDRKLAYPIKKKENGYYVLTTFQADGTKFTEIESKLNINESILKYMIVKND, from the coding sequence ATGAGAAATTATGAAATTATGTTTATTTTATCTACACAATTAACAGATGAAGAAAAACAAGCTGGAGTTGCATTTGTAGAAGAAACATTAAAAGTTGCAGGAGCAGCTGAAGTTAAGACAGAAGTTTGGGGAGATAGAAAATTAGCTTATCCAATTAAGAAAAAAGAAAATGGATACTATGTTTTAACAACATTCCAAGCAGATGGAACTAAATTTACTGAAATTGAATCAAAATTAAATATTAATGAATCAATTTTAAAATATATGATTGTTAAAAACGACTAA